From the Tindallia magadiensis genome, the window TTGGTGATTATGACTTCTAATCTTGGAAGTCACCATATACTTGAGGGTCTTACGGCAGATGCTTCTATTACAGAAGAGACGCGGACTTTAGTATATAAGGAATTAAAAGCTTTATTTAGGCCAGAGTTTCTTAATCGAATTGATGAAACTGTTTTATTCAAGCCTTTAGAAAAAGAAGAAATATATCAGATTATTGACTTAGCTGTTCTTCAAATAGAAAAACGGCTTGAAGAACAAAATATCAAAATAAAAATAGACGTAGATGCAAAAAACTATTTAGTGGAGAAAGGATATTCAGCTATTTATGGTGCACGTCCCATCAAACGCTTAATACAGAAAGAAATGGAAACGGGAATTGGAAAAATGATCTTAAAAGGACAAGTACCGATAGGTAGTTGTATAAACGTTTCAAGTGAAGAACATCGGTTGAGTTATCGGATAGAAAAAGATACTATTAAAAAGGGATAAACAAATGTACTTCCTCTGATTTAATGATAGAATTAAACCAGAGGATCTTTTTTTATCCGGAGATATAATAGGGAGCTGTTATTAAATGTTAGAAGCCATGTATTACAAAAAAAATCATAACAGTGGAACGGTGACATGTATGCTATGTCCCCATCGATGTGTGATCACACTAGGAAATAGAGGACGATGCGGTGTTAGAGAGAATAATGGAGGTGAGCTCCTATCCTTAAATTATGGTGAGTTGACAGCTATTAATATCGACCCTATAGAAAAAAAACCTTTATTTCATTTTATGCCAGGAAGTAAAACTTTATCCGTAGGCAGCTTTGGATGTAATTTCAAGTGCCCCTATTGTCAAAACCATATCATTGCCTTTGAAAAACCAACAACAAAAGAAATTTCCCCAGAAGTCCTAGTAAATCAAGCTAAAGAACTTACTATTCCAAGCATATCGTATACCTATAATGAACCTACTATTTATTACGAATATATTTATCATACGGCTTTGCTAGCCCAAAAAAATGGTCTAAAGAATATTCTTGTGACCAATGGATATATAGAAAATATTCCATTAAAAGAACTATTAAAGTTTATCGATGCGGTAAACATTGACCTAAAAGCTTTTAATAACGATACCTATGAAAAAATATGTCATGGTAGTTTAGATCCAGTGTTAAGAACGATTAATAAGTCATATCAGGAATGCCATATGGAAATTACGGTTTTATTAGTACCAGGAATGCATGGAGAGTTAGAGCTAAAAAAAATGTTTCAGTGGATAGCGGCTATTTCCGACAGGATACCTGTTCATTTGAGTCGATATTTTCCCAAATACCGATACACGGCTCCGTCGACCTCCATCTCATGGATGAACAAAGTGAAGGGACTAGCCGAAGAGTACTTGAAAAACGTATATTTAGGAAATGTATAATGAGTGCAATAAGAGAAGGGAGAAGATATGATGTCGCCAGTTATTGGAGTTTCATACTTACCGCATCCACCGATTATTGTTCCGGAGGTTGGTAAAGAGAAAGCAGAGGATGCATTTCAAACCATTGAAGGCGTTAGACGAGTCGCAAAATGTACGGCTGAAAAAAAACCAGAAACCATTGTTGTATTGACTCCTCATGCTCAACAAAATTGTGTTTTCAGTATTGCTTCAAACCAACATTGGGATGCTGATTTGTCTAGATTTGGATGTCCTGAAGCGAAACTTTTCGTTAAAAACAATACTGATTTAGTAGATAAAATTACATCCCGAATTGGTTTGTCAAGGTTAGAAATGGACTTGGATCATGGAGCCTTTGTGCCGCTTTACTATATGAGCAAAGAAATGGAAGATCTTAAAATCCTGTTAATAGGAGTAGGGCCGTATCCTTTGGATACCATCACAAGCATTGCCTCCAGTTTGGGTAATTTACTGAATCAGCATAATGAAAATATGGTTCTGTTAGCAAGCGGCGACTTAAGTCATCGGCTCAAAAGTGATGGACCTTATGGTCTACATCCTTCTGGAGCTATTTTTGATGAAATGGTTGTGAATGCTTTTAAAAGTAATCGTTTAGATCAGCTCAAAAAAATAAATGGAATGATTCGAGAAGAAGCAGCTGAATGTGGATTAAACCCATTTATAGTAGCTAACGAAATAACAAAAAATCACATAGAAAACATTGATCTATTCTCCTACGAAGCTCCTTTTGGTGTAGGCTATCTTACGGCTTTTGCTAATTGCAGAACTGTTTCTAAGCATCCATATGTAAAACTAGCAGCAGAATCGATAAAGCAATATATAGAAAATCGAAAAATGCTGGATCCTGCTGAATATCTTTCTTGTTTGATGGATGAAAATACTTTGAAAAAAGAAATAGAAAGACGGGCGGGAACATTTGTATCCATTTATAAAAATGGTTTTTTGAGAGGGTGCATTGGTACGATCATGCCATCATATGAAAATTTGCTTTTAGAGATAAGACAAAATGCCATCGCGGCAGCAACGGAAGATCCAAGATTTCCTCCTGTACAGGCAAAGGAACTTGAAGATATTGCTATCAAAGTAGATGTTCTAGGGGAAATGGAAAACGTTCAAGGGAGGAGCGATTTAGACCCTAAGGTATACGGAGTCATGGTAGTGTCTTCCCATAAAAAAGGAGTGTTGCTACCTGATTTGGAAGGAGTAGATACGGTGGAGCAGCAGTTAGATATTGTTAAAAAGAAAGCTGGAATAAGTCAGGAAGAAGCAATGAAGATCTATCGATTTAGAGTAACGAGATTTACTTAAAGGTCTATTTTGCTTAAGGGGTGACGGCATGCTTCTTTTTGTGCAAGGAGTAGTTTTGGGGTTTATTATGGTTTTGCCAGGTATGAGTGGGGGAACTTTGTTTGTTATTTTTGGAATTTATGAGAAGTTAGTACGAGATTTAGCCAATCGTATTTTCAAGCCCTATATACCGCTCCTTCTAGGCATTATGGTGGGTATTTTTGCCAGTGGATTTTTATTTGCCTGGTTTTTTACGAAATACAGAGATCAAACATCTGTTTTTTTGCTGGGATGTTTACTGGCATCAATACGAGCG encodes:
- the amrS gene encoding AmmeMemoRadiSam system radical SAM enzyme: MLEAMYYKKNHNSGTVTCMLCPHRCVITLGNRGRCGVRENNGGELLSLNYGELTAINIDPIEKKPLFHFMPGSKTLSVGSFGCNFKCPYCQNHIIAFEKPTTKEISPEVLVNQAKELTIPSISYTYNEPTIYYEYIYHTALLAQKNGLKNILVTNGYIENIPLKELLKFIDAVNIDLKAFNNDTYEKICHGSLDPVLRTINKSYQECHMEITVLLVPGMHGELELKKMFQWIAAISDRIPVHLSRYFPKYRYTAPSTSISWMNKVKGLAEEYLKNVYLGNV
- the amrA gene encoding AmmeMemoRadiSam system protein A, coding for MMSPVIGVSYLPHPPIIVPEVGKEKAEDAFQTIEGVRRVAKCTAEKKPETIVVLTPHAQQNCVFSIASNQHWDADLSRFGCPEAKLFVKNNTDLVDKITSRIGLSRLEMDLDHGAFVPLYYMSKEMEDLKILLIGVGPYPLDTITSIASSLGNLLNQHNENMVLLASGDLSHRLKSDGPYGLHPSGAIFDEMVVNAFKSNRLDQLKKINGMIREEAAECGLNPFIVANEITKNHIENIDLFSYEAPFGVGYLTAFANCRTVSKHPYVKLAAESIKQYIENRKMLDPAEYLSCLMDENTLKKEIERRAGTFVSIYKNGFLRGCIGTIMPSYENLLLEIRQNAIAAATEDPRFPPVQAKELEDIAIKVDVLGEMENVQGRSDLDPKVYGVMVVSSHKKGVLLPDLEGVDTVEQQLDIVKKKAGISQEEAMKIYRFRVTRFT